GCAGAAGGTATTAATTACATGGACAGAGTTTTTTTGCATTCCGGATACACCGATGAGCTTTATAAAGGTGAAAGAGATCGCACATTGCTCATTGGCATGATCTGTGATGAAATGGGTGAAAATTGCCATTGTACAGATCGAAATAGTTCTCCTGATAAAACAGAAGGAATGGACATAATATTCAAACGTGTTCCAGATGGATTTCTTTTCCGGCAGATAACCGAAAAAGTTTCGGATATCTTAAATTTCGGTTTGTTAATTGATACAGATGAGATCTATGAGGCACCTGAATGGCCCCGTGGCAGATTTGAAGTCGCTGCACCGGAAGATGTACTTGATACTTACGATGATGAATTCTGGAATGATGTTTCCGATATCTGTTTAACCTGCGGTGGTTGTACTTTCAGCTGTCCAACCTGTTTATGTTTCCTGGTGGCTGATGAGAAATTCAAAGGGAAATGTGAAAGAGTGACAGTTTGGGATACCTGCCAGTTTTCTGCCTATTCCCGAATGGCAGGGGGGCATAATCCCCGTGATAACAATGCAGCCAGGGTTAGGAACCGGACTCTGGATAAATTTGGCTACAGCGAAAGGAAATACGGCAGGACTTCCTGTACGGGTTGTGGCAGATGTGTGATTATTTGCCCGTTGAAGAGAAGTTTTCCTTATATTGCCAGAAACCTGACCGAAAGGATAAAAGAAAAAAAAGCAGCATCGCAAGGAGCTTGAAATGGAATTGATCCCCAAAGCAGCAGTTATAAAGAAAGTTATAAATGAAAGTAATGATGTTAAGAGTTTTCTACTGGAGTTAGATGAGGGGAAACCTTTTTCTGCCTTACTAGGTCAATTTGTTGAGATTACTGTGCAAGGTATTGGTGAATCCACTTTTGCTATCAGCAGACAGAAAAAGGGGGCAACTCAATTTATAGTATCGGTGAAGAAAATGGGACACCTCACCAAGATGCTGCATCGTTTAACGGCAGGAGAATTTGTGGGAGTACGTGGACCTTACGGCAACAGTTTCCCCCTGGAGGAATGGTACAGTAAAAAACTTCTGATAATTGGTGGTGGCATAGGTCTGGCACCGTTAAGACCCGTTATTGATCAGATATTACTGGAAAAGGATAAATTTGCCGGTCTGGAAATAGTATTTGGAGCCAGGTCACCTCTGGATATATTATTTAAGGAAGATCTGAAGCTATGGGAATCTGATCCTTATGCCCGGTTGCATACAACAATCGATATTCCCTATGAAGGGTGGCACGGAAAGGTCGGATTTATTCCCAGTCTGG
The DNA window shown above is from Candidatus Stygibacter australis and carries:
- a CDS encoding 4Fe-4S dicluster domain-containing protein, coding for MKYWEEDMSNWKKLKLKDLNRFLDELSSGYELWIPEKEKQKWIWSIYDKTDEVQFPPNIIDESVKALFFPKRRPIAEFDLKKKWSVKQVETSTKPRAIMGLRSCDAEGINYMDRVFLHSGYTDELYKGERDRTLLIGMICDEMGENCHCTDRNSSPDKTEGMDIIFKRVPDGFLFRQITEKVSDILNFGLLIDTDEIYEAPEWPRGRFEVAAPEDVLDTYDDEFWNDVSDICLTCGGCTFSCPTCLCFLVADEKFKGKCERVTVWDTCQFSAYSRMAGGHNPRDNNAARVRNRTLDKFGYSERKYGRTSCTGCGRCVIICPLKRSFPYIARNLTERIKEKKAASQGA
- a CDS encoding FAD/NAD(P)-binding protein; this translates as MELIPKAAVIKKVINESNDVKSFLLELDEGKPFSALLGQFVEITVQGIGESTFAISRQKKGATQFIVSVKKMGHLTKMLHRLTAGEFVGVRGPYGNSFPLEEWYSKKLLIIGGGIGLAPLRPVIDQILLEKDKFAGLEIVFGARSPLDILFKEDLKLWESDPYARLHTTIDIPYEGWHGKVGFIPSLVKDLALKPDNSIAVICGPPIMIRLTVEALKAMNWKAEQIFTTLEMKMQCGIGQCGRCNIGGKLICKDGPVFRIDQIPYGVI